From a single Lewinella sp. LCG006 genomic region:
- a CDS encoding sulfatase: MRNLINFLLYLGLLLFTAEVQAQSTAPNILFVYVDDLGYHDLSCTGSEIYQTPNIDRLAAQGVQFEQAYSSYPRCTPSRYGLMTGTYPVNEDHGHLVGIPQEQNFIHHFNEAGYHTQFVGKWHLGDEDNSPMNFGFDISYAAGHAGGVGQRFYPFNTKPNGKRHKEIVPDVEQDCKEGDYLPDVLTDKTMELIQARPAGAPFFVMLAFYAVHTPLEAKEEDKKRNAAEIAAHDYGDVPEYIEEGTGRRKMRQDDPDYAGMVENVDENVGRLLQFLEDNGLTENTIVVFSSDHGGLSNDGFKGERNLATTNMPLRAGKGWLYEGGIRVPLLFRWPVGIKPRKESSSIVLGMDVIPTLLDLAINQEVEGIDAKSFKPVLVGKEDWSERTVFWHSRKARPHSTGDPKTSAIRAGDYKLLQFFEEDRVELYNLVNDPGEEHDLATEEPLKTAELLATLLSWKKEYLVPERLQRKQKPDRD, translated from the coding sequence ATGCGTAACCTAATAAATTTCCTCCTGTACCTCGGGTTGCTGCTTTTTACGGCTGAGGTTCAGGCGCAGTCTACTGCTCCTAATATCCTGTTTGTCTATGTGGATGATTTGGGTTATCATGACTTGAGTTGTACGGGTTCTGAGATTTACCAAACGCCAAACATTGATCGCCTCGCAGCCCAAGGTGTACAGTTTGAGCAGGCTTACAGTAGCTACCCGCGTTGCACCCCATCTCGCTATGGTTTGATGACGGGAACGTATCCCGTCAATGAAGATCATGGGCACCTGGTGGGAATACCTCAGGAGCAGAACTTTATTCACCATTTCAACGAAGCGGGTTACCATACCCAATTTGTGGGCAAGTGGCACCTGGGAGACGAAGATAACAGCCCAATGAACTTCGGATTTGACATCTCTTATGCCGCCGGACATGCTGGTGGTGTAGGACAGCGTTTTTACCCCTTCAATACCAAGCCGAATGGTAAGCGCCATAAAGAAATCGTGCCTGATGTGGAGCAGGATTGCAAGGAAGGTGATTACCTCCCCGACGTACTAACTGACAAAACGATGGAGTTGATTCAGGCTCGTCCAGCGGGTGCTCCCTTTTTCGTGATGTTGGCTTTTTATGCGGTACATACCCCTTTGGAGGCCAAAGAGGAAGACAAAAAACGCAATGCAGCAGAAATTGCTGCCCATGACTATGGTGACGTCCCCGAATACATTGAAGAAGGTACCGGCCGTCGTAAAATGCGCCAGGATGATCCGGATTATGCCGGAATGGTAGAGAATGTTGACGAAAATGTAGGCCGCTTGCTACAGTTTTTAGAAGACAATGGCTTGACGGAGAATACCATCGTTGTGTTTTCTTCTGACCACGGTGGATTGTCCAATGATGGTTTCAAAGGAGAACGCAACCTGGCCACCACGAACATGCCTTTGCGAGCGGGTAAAGGTTGGTTGTACGAAGGGGGTATCCGGGTGCCGCTGTTGTTTCGCTGGCCTGTGGGAATTAAGCCTCGCAAGGAATCAAGCTCTATTGTATTAGGAATGGATGTTATCCCCACCTTGTTAGACCTGGCAATCAACCAGGAAGTGGAAGGAATCGACGCCAAGAGTTTCAAGCCCGTTTTAGTGGGTAAGGAAGATTGGTCTGAGCGCACCGTTTTCTGGCATTCCCGTAAGGCTCGTCCACACAGCACGGGGGATCCCAAGACTTCGGCGATTCGAGCAGGCGATTACAAGCTGCTGCAATTTTTTGAAGAAGATCGGGTAGAGCTCTATAACCTGGTGAATGACCCTGGCGAAGAGCACGATTTGGCCACCGAAGAACCACTGAAAACGGCGGAGCTTTTGGCCACTTTGCTGAGTTGGAAAAAAGAATACCTCGTACCCGAGCGCTTGCAACGCAAGCAGAAGCCAGACCGGGATTAA
- a CDS encoding sulfatase codes for MYSSPFRRLFNLCLYLVSLSLTTLHAQPNIVWIVCEDISPTLAIYGDSTAQTPNIDALAAESIIYDHAFAPVGVCAPSRSGIITGMEPTHIGTMHMRTGKDISAWGRRTYEDRIPAVDIAGDSLREYAAVPPSAVKCFTEYLRTAGYYCTNNAKTDYQFAAPLTAWDENGNQAHWRNRAPAQPFFAVFNTNLTHESKLWAHADKPLTVDPATVPVPPYLPDTEEMRKTLARHYSNVELMDAFVGKLVAELKADGLYEETIIFFYSDHGGPLPRQKREIYDTGLRIPFLVKPSGSTSSSRSEQLISLVDLAPTLLSLAGIVPPDHLDGRAFMGQYTQEARIYVYGNGDRFDEHSDRSRTIRDERYRYVWNFYPEKPRYKDIAYRKQIPALVEMLNLDEQGKLPAEQHDWFVSKPVEELYDCERDPHQLNNLATNPAYVQERSRMREALYEHLSTHPDLGFLPEAQLIDLMWPGGQQPQTMRPTYEERNGIIALHCTTPGASIAYVLVAEGEKMPSFDVAWELYQEPLKVPSGKRIYVLAERLGYQTSEVLELPQSK; via the coding sequence ATGTATTCCTCCCCCTTTCGGCGGCTCTTCAACCTATGCCTCTACCTCGTGAGTCTAAGCCTGACCACCCTGCACGCCCAACCCAATATCGTCTGGATCGTTTGTGAAGACATCAGTCCTACGCTAGCCATCTACGGCGATAGTACCGCTCAAACGCCCAATATCGATGCACTGGCCGCCGAAAGTATCATTTACGATCATGCCTTCGCCCCCGTAGGCGTGTGCGCACCTAGTCGCTCGGGCATCATCACGGGCATGGAGCCTACCCATATAGGTACCATGCACATGCGCACCGGTAAAGACATAAGCGCTTGGGGAAGAAGAACCTATGAGGACCGTATTCCTGCGGTAGATATAGCTGGCGATTCGCTGAGAGAATATGCTGCGGTCCCTCCTTCGGCAGTGAAATGCTTCACGGAATATTTGCGGACTGCGGGTTATTACTGTACCAATAATGCCAAGACAGACTACCAGTTTGCCGCCCCACTTACGGCCTGGGACGAAAACGGCAATCAGGCGCACTGGCGGAACCGCGCCCCAGCGCAGCCATTTTTTGCTGTTTTTAATACCAACCTCACCCACGAAAGCAAGCTTTGGGCCCACGCGGATAAACCACTGACTGTTGATCCTGCCACTGTGCCCGTACCTCCTTATTTGCCGGATACGGAGGAAATGCGTAAAACGCTCGCTCGCCATTACAGCAATGTGGAGTTGATGGATGCCTTTGTTGGCAAACTGGTAGCCGAGCTCAAGGCCGATGGTCTTTATGAGGAAACGATCATCTTCTTTTACAGCGATCACGGTGGCCCCTTGCCTAGGCAGAAGCGCGAAATTTACGATACCGGGCTACGCATTCCTTTTTTGGTGAAGCCCTCCGGGAGTACAAGCTCCTCGCGTAGTGAGCAGCTTATTTCCTTGGTAGATTTGGCCCCAACCCTATTGAGCCTGGCTGGAATAGTGCCTCCCGATCATTTGGATGGACGTGCGTTTATGGGGCAGTATACCCAGGAAGCTCGCATCTACGTCTACGGCAACGGCGACCGCTTTGATGAACACAGTGATCGAAGCCGAACGATCAGAGACGAACGCTACCGCTACGTATGGAATTTTTATCCAGAAAAGCCCCGCTACAAAGACATTGCTTACCGCAAACAGATTCCCGCGCTGGTAGAGATGTTAAACCTCGACGAGCAGGGCAAACTACCTGCGGAGCAGCATGATTGGTTTGTCTCTAAACCAGTGGAAGAACTCTACGATTGTGAACGCGATCCGCATCAGTTAAACAATTTGGCAACAAATCCAGCTTACGTACAGGAGCGCTCGCGCATGAGAGAAGCACTTTACGAGCACCTGAGTACGCACCCTGATTTGGGTTTCCTGCCAGAAGCTCAATTAATTGATCTCATGTGGCCAGGAGGTCAGCAGCCGCAAACCATGAGGCCTACCTACGAGGAGCGCAATGGTATTATTGCCCTGCATTGCACAACTCCGGGAGCGTCCATCGCGTATGTACTCGTTGCTGAGGGAGAAAAGATGCCCAGTTTTGATGTAGCCTGGGAGCTTTACCAAGAACCGCTGAAGGTGCCTTCTGGAAAAAGGATATACGTCCTGGCCGAGCGACTGGGGTACCAAACCAGCGAAGTTTTAGAGCTTCCTCAAAGCAAATAA
- a CDS encoding endo-1,4-beta-xylanase, with protein sequence MESQFLENKKRNGVDAFLGYMLTCWILVFPLLVAAQELLPPGTPLIRQAGLLNMTYEDSLGEVRVAQEEKGTQLYFKTYQQPPYIYNLSRRLPLEKTALKTGQLLLLSFRAKTVAASLETGEAKALWVLRQTDTHRESIQKTVSIGSEWRTYYFPFEITQDVNKEDLSLSIQFGYLPQEFVLTDVALTLCAPEVKKEDLPKTRLTYPGEEEEAPWRQDALRRIERNRKGAISLQLVDEAGQGLADIPVKVKLLRHDFGWGAAVNARQLIEEPVHLEKVAQAFNLIVFENDLKIKRWAKAAYAKSTLEAIALLKQRDIAVKGHVLIWPGFQYLLPKFQKLADQPERIAELMQDHLTDILAATHGQIQSWDVVNEAYTNRDLQNATGSEEILYNGFRYLHAQEPEVLRFTNEFGIISKGGHDTRKQEWYYEYIQRIDAETGGLVDGIGVQCHMGSDLTPPVRVLELLDYYAQLDKKISISEFTIDVDDPEVRYDYTRDFLIAAFSHPAVSEFLFWGYYEPTHPKAAIYDENWQPADMGLAFFSLVHHLWTTKIEGATDIGGRIQGRGFYGTYEYEYIHKGETVTGTFDLLPEQAAILQIKVP encoded by the coding sequence ATGGAAAGCCAATTTTTAGAAAATAAAAAAAGGAACGGTGTTGATGCTTTCCTGGGGTATATGCTAACCTGTTGGATACTCGTCTTTCCTCTTCTGGTTGCTGCGCAAGAATTGTTGCCTCCGGGCACGCCGCTTATCCGTCAGGCAGGGCTACTCAATATGACTTACGAAGATAGTCTGGGAGAAGTACGCGTAGCGCAGGAGGAGAAAGGCACCCAGTTATATTTCAAAACCTACCAACAACCTCCTTATATCTACAATCTTTCCCGTCGCTTACCGCTAGAAAAAACAGCTTTGAAAACCGGGCAGTTGTTGTTGCTTTCTTTTCGGGCCAAAACGGTAGCGGCGAGCCTCGAAACGGGCGAAGCCAAGGCATTGTGGGTTTTGCGACAAACAGATACCCACCGCGAGAGCATTCAAAAAACAGTAAGCATCGGTTCGGAGTGGCGGACGTACTATTTCCCTTTTGAAATCACGCAAGACGTGAACAAGGAGGATCTTTCCTTGAGTATCCAGTTTGGTTATTTACCACAAGAATTTGTCTTGACCGATGTGGCCCTGACGCTTTGTGCGCCAGAAGTAAAAAAGGAAGACTTGCCGAAAACCCGACTCACCTACCCCGGTGAGGAAGAGGAAGCGCCTTGGCGGCAAGATGCCCTCAGGCGCATTGAGCGCAACCGCAAGGGCGCGATCAGCCTGCAGTTGGTCGATGAAGCGGGGCAAGGTTTGGCGGATATTCCCGTAAAAGTAAAACTCTTGAGGCACGATTTCGGCTGGGGAGCAGCAGTCAATGCTCGCCAGTTGATCGAAGAACCCGTGCACCTGGAAAAAGTAGCCCAAGCTTTCAATCTCATCGTTTTTGAAAATGATCTCAAAATAAAGCGCTGGGCAAAAGCTGCTTATGCAAAAAGCACGCTGGAAGCAATCGCCCTCTTAAAGCAACGAGATATTGCGGTTAAAGGCCATGTACTTATCTGGCCCGGCTTTCAGTATTTACTACCCAAATTTCAAAAGCTGGCAGACCAACCGGAGCGCATTGCCGAATTAATGCAGGACCACCTCACGGACATCCTGGCCGCTACCCACGGACAAATCCAAAGCTGGGATGTGGTCAATGAAGCTTACACCAACCGTGACCTACAAAATGCTACGGGCTCGGAAGAAATACTTTACAACGGCTTTCGCTATCTCCACGCGCAGGAACCGGAAGTGTTGCGGTTCACCAATGAATTTGGGATCATCAGCAAAGGAGGGCACGACACGCGTAAGCAGGAATGGTATTACGAATACATTCAAAGAATTGACGCCGAAACCGGTGGTCTGGTGGATGGTATCGGGGTACAGTGCCACATGGGCTCCGACCTGACGCCTCCAGTGCGGGTCTTGGAGTTGCTGGACTACTACGCCCAATTGGACAAGAAGATCTCCATCTCTGAATTTACCATTGATGTAGATGATCCGGAGGTACGCTACGATTATACCCGCGATTTTCTGATTGCCGCCTTTAGCCATCCGGCGGTCTCCGAATTTTTGTTTTGGGGTTATTACGAACCCACCCATCCCAAAGCCGCTATTTACGATGAAAACTGGCAGCCTGCCGATATGGGCCTGGCCTTCTTCTCGCTGGTACACCACTTATGGACCACCAAGATTGAAGGAGCTACAGATATTGGTGGACGTATCCAAGGCCGCGGTTTCTACGGTACTTACGAATACGAATACATACACAAGGGGGAAACAGTAACCGGCACCTTCGATCTCTTGCCGGAGCAAGCCGCCATTCTCCAGATTAAGGTCCCCTAG
- a CDS encoding sulfatase, producing MRKLFIISLLCVLGISVFGQKNDQKNILFIAVDDLKPLLSVYGHNEMHTPNFDRLAAMGATFTNAHVQYAVCGPSRASIMTGTFPDETKVWDLHTDFRESAPSLISMPEYLIHQGYETTAIGKIYHKGSSAEGHDGKSWSIPHQLPENYPVAYGEPAFSYYQNPETKARMTALTEEGQAKGLKGNGKLRNYVFEHLKPSTESADVPDAAYQDGLYTLAAIDMLEKLKAGDKPFFLGVGYQKPHLPFVAPQRYWDMYDRSKIDLSPFQELSEGTPQIAYHSFGELRAYSDIDNDLRQGDVLPEDKQRELIHGYMACVSYIDAQLGMLLDALEKKGLAENTVIVLWGDHGFHLGDHTLWCKHSNFEQATHIPLMFAGPGVEAGAQVSQPVNLVDVFPTLFELSGVTPSAQTTGKSLVPLLDGNDKTTLAQDYAISQYQRNKNNTMGYSLRTDRYRYTEWVEEFRSYQPYGKNKVSGVELYDYETDPNETRNLAGDPAYAKVVMEMKAKLLAHLAEQEKAMN from the coding sequence ATGCGTAAGCTATTTATAATAAGCCTTCTTTGTGTCTTGGGAATAAGTGTTTTTGGTCAAAAAAATGATCAAAAGAACATTTTATTTATCGCTGTTGATGACCTCAAACCGCTGCTCTCCGTGTACGGTCATAACGAAATGCACACCCCGAATTTTGACCGTCTGGCAGCGATGGGAGCGACCTTTACCAACGCCCATGTCCAGTACGCTGTCTGTGGTCCCTCTCGGGCGAGTATCATGACGGGCACCTTTCCGGACGAAACCAAGGTGTGGGATTTGCATACCGATTTTCGTGAATCTGCTCCGAGTTTGATTTCTATGCCGGAATACCTGATCCACCAGGGATACGAGACGACGGCCATTGGCAAAATCTACCACAAGGGATCTTCTGCGGAAGGCCACGATGGCAAAAGCTGGTCAATTCCTCATCAGTTGCCTGAGAACTATCCTGTAGCTTACGGTGAGCCTGCTTTTAGTTACTACCAAAATCCGGAAACCAAAGCGCGCATGACTGCCCTAACGGAAGAAGGTCAAGCAAAAGGCCTAAAAGGCAATGGCAAATTGCGCAATTATGTTTTTGAACATCTCAAGCCCAGCACCGAATCCGCTGACGTACCAGATGCTGCCTATCAAGATGGTCTGTATACCCTGGCCGCAATTGATATGCTAGAAAAGCTGAAAGCTGGCGACAAGCCTTTCTTCTTGGGGGTTGGTTACCAGAAGCCGCACCTGCCTTTCGTTGCACCTCAGCGTTATTGGGATATGTATGATCGCAGTAAGATTGACCTGTCTCCTTTCCAGGAACTGTCGGAGGGTACGCCGCAGATTGCTTACCACTCTTTCGGTGAGTTACGGGCCTATTCTGATATCGATAATGACCTGAGACAGGGGGATGTTTTGCCAGAAGACAAGCAGCGGGAATTGATTCACGGCTATATGGCTTGTGTGTCTTATATCGATGCCCAGTTGGGGATGCTTCTGGATGCACTGGAAAAGAAAGGCCTGGCGGAGAATACCGTGATTGTCCTTTGGGGGGACCACGGATTTCACCTTGGTGATCATACCCTTTGGTGCAAGCATTCCAATTTTGAGCAAGCCACTCATATTCCTTTAATGTTTGCTGGCCCTGGGGTGGAAGCAGGTGCTCAGGTAAGCCAGCCTGTGAATTTGGTCGACGTTTTCCCAACCTTGTTCGAGTTGAGTGGTGTTACTCCCAGTGCTCAGACCACGGGCAAGTCCTTGGTGCCGCTACTAGATGGCAATGATAAAACGACCCTGGCCCAGGATTACGCTATTAGTCAGTACCAAAGGAATAAAAACAACACCATGGGCTATTCCTTGCGGACCGATCGTTATCGTTATACTGAATGGGTGGAAGAGTTTCGGAGTTATCAGCCTTACGGCAAAAACAAAGTAAGTGGTGTAGAGCTCTACGACTACGAAACGGACCCTAATGAAACGCGTAATTTGGCGGGAGACCCTGCTTACGCAAAAGTGGTGATGGAAATGAAAGCCAAACTACTGGCTCACCTTGCCGAGCAAGAGAAGGCAATGAATTAA
- a CDS encoding sulfatase, which yields MHRSILSIGLLLLLFACRKQEQPNVLLIIVDDLGKYDLGYYGSAIHQTPNMDALAAQSLRFEQAYSNYPRCVPSRYALLTGGYPVIDGDVPDDGFSLSALPTQQQFVRQIRDHGYATAYFGKWHLGKGASGPGAVGFEYTYAAGEAGSPRSFLFPFNTPKGNNRNVKKAPIPDIDAVTDTSAYLTDVLTQEVINYLQARPKDQPFFACLAYYAVHQPLEGKPADVARNRKEIAAHDFGQQPEYIAEGTGRTKMRQDNPQYAAMVENLDVNIGRILEVLEEKGFAENTILVFTSDHGGLSNDGYNQRQLATSNYPLRAGKGWLYEGGIKVPLFVRYPAGVQARTDAHSLVMLMDLLPTFQAWLAPEIEQTNMDGQNLLPIIRGGEQGGERLVYWHESKARPNNTGESPASAVRSGSWKLIDFYTEDRLELYNLATDPGETNNLVSTEAERAKILHQKLVEWKANF from the coding sequence ATGCATAGATCTATTTTATCCATAGGACTACTACTCCTATTGTTTGCTTGTCGCAAACAGGAGCAACCCAATGTGCTGTTGATTATTGTCGATGACCTGGGCAAGTACGACCTTGGTTACTACGGTTCGGCCATTCACCAAACGCCCAATATGGATGCGCTGGCGGCACAGTCACTGCGTTTTGAGCAGGCTTACAGCAACTATCCCCGCTGCGTACCTTCGCGGTATGCGCTACTGACGGGGGGCTATCCGGTGATTGACGGCGATGTGCCGGATGATGGATTTTCTTTAAGCGCACTACCTACTCAGCAACAATTTGTCCGCCAAATTAGGGATCACGGTTACGCGACGGCTTATTTTGGAAAGTGGCATTTAGGAAAAGGAGCGAGTGGCCCTGGCGCGGTGGGCTTTGAATATACCTATGCGGCGGGAGAGGCAGGTTCGCCACGGAGTTTTTTGTTCCCCTTTAATACGCCCAAAGGGAATAATAGGAACGTAAAAAAAGCCCCCATCCCCGATATAGACGCCGTAACCGATACCAGCGCTTACCTCACGGATGTGCTTACCCAGGAGGTGATCAATTACCTGCAGGCGAGGCCCAAGGATCAACCCTTTTTTGCGTGTTTGGCCTATTACGCTGTCCACCAACCGCTGGAAGGGAAACCCGCAGATGTCGCCCGTAACCGGAAGGAAATTGCGGCCCATGATTTTGGCCAACAGCCGGAATATATTGCAGAAGGGACCGGCCGCACCAAAATGCGCCAGGATAACCCCCAGTACGCAGCCATGGTGGAGAACCTGGATGTCAATATTGGGCGAATATTAGAAGTGCTGGAAGAAAAAGGTTTCGCGGAAAATACCATCCTGGTGTTTACCTCCGACCACGGAGGTCTTTCCAATGATGGTTATAATCAACGGCAGTTGGCTACCTCAAATTACCCGCTGAGGGCCGGCAAGGGGTGGTTGTACGAAGGGGGTATCAAAGTACCTTTGTTTGTCCGTTATCCTGCGGGTGTCCAGGCACGTACAGATGCTCATTCTTTGGTGATGCTAATGGATTTACTGCCCACTTTTCAGGCCTGGCTGGCACCAGAAATAGAACAAACCAACATGGATGGTCAAAACCTTTTGCCAATCATAAGAGGCGGTGAACAAGGCGGAGAACGCCTCGTTTATTGGCATGAGTCCAAGGCGCGTCCAAATAATACGGGCGAATCTCCTGCTTCTGCTGTCCGTAGTGGAAGCTGGAAACTGATTGATTTTTATACCGAAGACCGTCTGGAGCTTTATAATCTCGCAACAGATCCGGGAGAAACCAACAACCTGGTAAGCACGGAAGCCGAGCGAGCGAAAATCCTACATCAAAAACTAGTGGAATGGAAAGCCAATTTTTAG
- a CDS encoding phosphoadenylyl-sulfate reductase, whose amino-acid sequence MPATAAIPEELIVQRELFAERLHAYREAGLKVFASSSFQTHSIPMLHLISELDASIPIAFLQTGFHFPETLEYRDQIAEQLGLRVINVESAVPKLAQRDAVGRFHFASDPSYCCFLNKTKPMEPLLGEYDVWITGVRRDQNANRNNFQLEAPGPFGTTRFHPMLDWNNKMIHQYRKLYGLPPHPLEAQGYLSIGCAPCTQKFNLGDPNDRGGRWAGLKKTECGLHTDLASAS is encoded by the coding sequence ATGCCTGCAACAGCAGCTATCCCCGAAGAACTCATCGTTCAGCGCGAGCTTTTTGCCGAAAGGCTTCATGCTTACCGCGAAGCCGGACTTAAGGTGTTTGCCTCTTCTTCGTTTCAAACGCACAGTATCCCGATGTTGCACCTGATCAGTGAGCTGGATGCCAGTATTCCGATCGCTTTTTTGCAAACGGGGTTTCATTTTCCGGAGACGCTCGAATACCGGGACCAAATAGCAGAACAACTCGGCTTGCGGGTCATCAATGTGGAATCTGCGGTACCTAAATTGGCACAACGTGATGCGGTAGGACGTTTTCATTTTGCCAGTGACCCGAGCTACTGTTGTTTTTTGAACAAAACCAAACCGATGGAGCCCCTTTTAGGGGAATACGATGTGTGGATTACCGGTGTACGTCGTGACCAAAATGCGAATCGTAATAACTTTCAGTTAGAAGCACCAGGGCCTTTTGGGACCACCCGTTTTCATCCTATGTTGGACTGGAACAACAAGATGATTCATCAGTACCGTAAGCTGTATGGCCTGCCTCCTCATCCGCTGGAAGCCCAGGGCTATCTCAGTATTGGTTGTGCGCCATGTACCCAGAAGTTTAACCTTGGTGATCCCAATGATCGTGGTGGTCGCTGGGCGGGCCTCAAGAAGACGGAATGTGGGCTGCATACCGATCTGGCAAGTGCTTCGTGA
- a CDS encoding T9SS type A sorting domain-containing protein — protein MRIHYSFFALLLGLLLNASATINAQNSWYVNPTGTDGSSFGTSPQTPFATLDYAVNQLAAGDTLNIMEGVYYNATYGDGDRWKNDKTVNITGLDGSPNAYTVIRPYRDDQVTLRGDGLYIFQVRNCSYLRVEGLEIEGEVNNIPLDTALAYQFAYRYLGTDEILYRVTPGTPAEEVALMTFPILEGIERPSYTDTKGFIAQLSHHIEVVDNHIHHTPGTGLRFNSCGYVRAEGNEVDNCSRRSYSGTHAFVFEGTQDFDQSTATKVWVMGNHIHDNYNEIYSWAPTKTVITPIIDEGKGISLQRNDAERGWEFGRILVANNLTHHNGFSGMHVNSCRGVDFINNTSYFDHRTGNGSNHGISMQNSTDIRIINNIVFHDIHLGGNGIAASSSSTNYVAINNLVNGQVDNDIAQVAINTLIADPLFVDAENNDFRLLPGSPAIGAADANYAPTTEYGGSLRDAAPDLGAYEFGVSTSVEGLWPTAATLKLYPNPCGDYLKIDSDEKLAEVVVYDALGRQLTCHLNFGTSTTNWWLDTSGLEPGIYFLKSGFTTKTFIKQ, from the coding sequence ATGCGCATTCATTATTCCTTTTTTGCCTTGTTATTAGGTCTTTTGCTGAACGCTTCAGCTACTATTAATGCCCAGAATAGCTGGTATGTGAATCCTACAGGGACTGATGGCAGTAGCTTTGGCACTAGTCCTCAGACACCCTTTGCTACCCTGGATTATGCAGTGAACCAGCTGGCCGCAGGCGATACCCTCAACATCATGGAGGGAGTGTACTACAATGCCACCTACGGAGACGGCGACCGTTGGAAAAACGATAAGACCGTCAATATTACCGGTCTTGACGGCAGCCCCAATGCTTATACTGTCATCCGGCCTTATCGCGACGATCAGGTGACCCTGCGGGGCGATGGTCTGTACATTTTTCAGGTACGGAATTGTTCTTACCTACGGGTAGAAGGTCTGGAGATCGAAGGGGAAGTAAACAACATTCCATTGGATACGGCCCTGGCTTATCAGTTTGCGTACCGTTATTTGGGGACCGACGAAATTCTTTATCGCGTAACACCTGGCACTCCCGCAGAGGAAGTAGCACTGATGACTTTTCCCATTTTAGAGGGCATAGAACGGCCTAGTTATACGGATACTAAAGGATTTATTGCGCAGTTGTCTCACCACATCGAAGTGGTGGATAACCATATTCACCATACTCCGGGGACAGGTCTAAGGTTTAACAGCTGTGGCTACGTAAGAGCAGAGGGCAATGAGGTGGATAATTGCTCGCGCCGGTCTTATTCAGGTACCCATGCTTTCGTTTTTGAAGGGACCCAAGACTTTGACCAAAGTACGGCGACCAAAGTTTGGGTGATGGGCAACCACATTCATGATAATTACAACGAAATATACTCCTGGGCACCAACGAAAACCGTCATTACACCCATCATTGATGAAGGCAAAGGAATTTCGCTACAACGTAACGATGCGGAACGGGGCTGGGAATTTGGCCGTATCCTGGTAGCCAATAACCTCACGCACCACAACGGCTTCAGCGGAATGCACGTCAACAGCTGCCGTGGGGTAGATTTTATCAATAATACCAGTTATTTCGATCATCGCACTGGTAATGGCAGCAACCACGGGATTAGTATGCAAAACAGTACGGATATCCGGATCATTAACAATATCGTGTTTCATGACATCCATCTGGGTGGCAACGGGATTGCTGCCAGTAGCAGCAGTACCAATTATGTGGCGATCAATAACCTGGTCAACGGTCAGGTGGATAATGACATAGCACAAGTAGCGATAAATACCCTGATCGCTGATCCTTTGTTTGTGGACGCGGAGAACAATGATTTTCGTCTCCTTCCGGGTTCACCTGCCATTGGGGCTGCTGACGCCAACTATGCTCCCACTACCGAATATGGAGGAAGTTTGCGCGATGCTGCACCCGATTTGGGGGCCTACGAATTTGGGGTAAGCACGAGTGTAGAAGGCCTTTGGCCAACTGCGGCAACACTCAAGCTCTATCCCAATCCTTGTGGAGATTATTTGAAGATAGATAGTGATGAAAAACTTGCCGAGGTAGTGGTGTATGATGCACTAGGTCGACAACTCACCTGCCACCTGAACTTTGGTACATCGACCACGAATTGGTGGTTGGATACCTCAGGCTTGGAGCCAGGTATCTATTTTCTCAAATCAGGGTTTACGACCAAAACGTTTATCAAGCAATGA